Proteins encoded together in one Anguilla anguilla isolate fAngAng1 chromosome 9, fAngAng1.pri, whole genome shotgun sequence window:
- the LOC118236417 gene encoding prestalk protein-like, with translation MKSAHIQCVTWTAVSPAIETIRIPASCSGSQADRCSQGDWCSQGDGCSQAGWCSQAGWCSHADGCSQGDGCSHADGCSQADGCSQAGWCSQADGCSQAGWCSHADGCSQGDGCSHADGCSQADGCSQAGWCSQADGCSQAGWCSHADGCSQGDGCSHADGCSQADGCSQGDWCSQADGCSQAGWCSHADGCSQGDGCSQAYRCSQADGCPHALFCVAVHIVLVLFLTEGEIWPSCASLFGPEMTSTKLTSSSRHALPLLPFTGCVNLYMWCESALYMCFMRKKQKSFFINYYICELLNPSLVHQQICPDLIF, from the exons atgaaATCAGCACATATTCAGTGTGTTACATGGACAGCTGTGTCTCCAGCCATTGAAACGATAAGGATCCCAGCATCGTGTTCAGGCAGTCAGGCAGACAGGTGTAGCCAGGGAGACTG GTGTAGTCAGGGAGACGGGTGTAGTCAGGCAGGCTGGTGTAGTCAGGCAGGCTGGTGTAGTCACGCAGATGGGTGTAGTCAGGGAGACGGGTGTAGTCACGCAGATGGGTGTAGTCAGGCAGACGGGTGTAGTCAGGCAGGCTGGTGTAGTCAGGCAGACGGGTGTAGTCAGGCAGGCTGGTGTAGTCACGCAGATGGGTGTAGTCAGGGAGACGGGTGTAGTCACGCAGATGGGTGTAGTCAGGCAGACGGGTGTAGTCAGGCAGGCTGGTGTAGTCAGGCAGACGGGTGTAGTCAGGCAGGCTGGTGTAGTCACGCAGATGGGTGTAGTCAGGGAGACGGGTGTAGTCACGCAGATGGGTGTAGTCAGGCAGACGGGTGTAGCCAGGGAGACTGGTGTAGTCAGGCAGACGGGTGTAGTCAGGCAGGCTGGTGTAGTCACGCAGATGGGTGTAGTCAGGGAGACGGGTGTAGTCAGGCATACAGGTGTAGTCAGGCAGACGGGTGTCCCcatgctctgttctgtgttgctgtgcaCATAGTACTTGTGTTGTTTTTGACTGAAGGAGAGATTTGGCCCAGCTGTGCTTCTCTGTTTGGGCCGGAGATGACGAGCACAAAACTCACTTCCAGCAGCCGCCACGCCCTCCCGCTTCTGCCCTTTACTGGATGTGTAAATCTGTACATGTGGTGTGAAAGTGCTCTATACATGTGTTTtatgagaaagaaacagaaaagtttctttataaattattacatttgtgaACTGCTTAATCCATCTCTCGTACATCAGCAGATTTGTCCTGATCTTATCTTTTAA
- the LOC118236416 gene encoding calpain-5-like, with product MFSSPILYKNQKYSQLKQECKEAKKLFEDPEFPATNKSLFYRKPPPGTVKWKRPKEICDDPHLFVEGISSHDLNQGTLGNCWFVAACSCLALKPEHWQKVIPDWKEQEWDAKHPENYAGIFHFRFWIFGEWLDVVVDDRLPTINGELTYCHSKLKNEFWSALLEKAYAKLSGCYESLDGGNCGDAVVDFTGAVTESIDLVQGKYATDLSEQLKLFEDLLKVYERGGIISCSIKASPQEIEARMACGLVKGHAYSVTAVRKARLGHGLMAYFKSEKVFLIRMRNPWGKIEWKGAWSDSSEQWQKVGDMERKAMEITVEDDGEFWMAFDDWCTYFTDVDVCRIINTSMLSLEKTWHEAVHFSSWTKNSDPLRNRCGGCLNHRPTFLQNPQYVFDVTKELDEVLISLQQRDMKIHRSIGQGENLSMGFVIFEVELNRKYRMHDILTQDNVATSTYINARTVFMRKVLRKGRYIIIPSTFLPQTLGDFMLRIYTDVDSDCRELIEDKPKVKCWSSFLGYPQALTQIYIHEAEGLQNQDSPGGADPYVIIYCEGKSVRSTVQKDTLEPKFSTRAIFYRKSPRKPITVQVWNSNVAQDQFLGQVVLAASPKDPTDPQKLQLRKRGRQMADEVLGTISLRVITSSQLTAM from the exons ATGTTCTCCTCACCCATTCTATACAAGAACCAGAAATACTCTCAGCTGAAGCAGGAATGTAAGGAAGCCAAGAAGCTCTTTGAAGATCCTGAGTTTCCAGCCACCAACAAATCTCTGTTCTACAGGAAGCCTCCTCCAGGCACTGTAAAATGGAAGAGGCCAAAG GAAATCTGTGATGACCCTCACCTGTTTGTGGAAGGAATCAGCTCCCATGACCTGAACCAGGGTACCCTGGGTAACTGCTGGTTTGTGGCAGCATGCTCCTGTCTGGCACTCAAACCTGAGCACTGGCAGAAG GTAATTCCAGACTGGAAGGAACAGGAGTGGGATGCCAAACACCCTGAAAACTATGCTGGAATCTTCCACTTCCGGTTCTGGATATTCGGGGAATGGCTGGATGTGGTGGTGGATGACCGCCTGCCCACCATCAACGGGGAACTGACCTACTGCCACTCCAAGCTGAAAAATGAGTTCTGGAGTGCCCTGTTAGAGAAGGCTTATGCAAA ACTGTCTGGATGCTACGAATCCCTGGACGGGGGCAACTGTGGAGATGCAGTGGTGGACTTCACTGGGGCAGTGACTGAGTCCATCGACCTGGTGCAAGGGAAGTATGCCACTGACCTGTCTGAGCAGCTGAAGCTGTTTGAGGACCTGCTGAAAGTCTATGAGAGAGGAGGCATCATCAGCTGCTCCATCAAG GCCTCTCCTCAGGAGATCGAAGCTCGCATGGCCTGCGGCCTGGTCAAGGGCCACGCCTACTCTGTGACTGCGGTCAGGAAGGCCCGGCTGGGCCACGGACTCATGGCCTACTTCAAATCTGAGAAGGTCTTCCTGATCCGCATGAGGAATCCCTGGGGAAAGATAGAGTGGAAAGGGGCATGGAGCGACAG ttcAGAGCAATGGCAGAAAGTAGGTGATATGGAGAGAAAGGCCATGGAAATCACAGTGGAAGATGACGGCGAGTTCTG GATGGCGTTTGATGACTGGTGCACCTACTTCACGGATGTGGATGTGTGCCGCATCATCAACACCTCCATGCTGAGCCTGGAGAAGACCTGGCATGAGGCCGTCCACTTCAGCAGCTGGACCAAAAACTCGGATCCCCTACGCAACCGCTGCGGGGGCTGCCTGAACCACCGCCCGACTTTCCTGCAAAACCCACAG taTGTGTTTGACGTGACAAAGGAGCTGGACGAAGTTCTCATTTCCTTGCAGCAGCGAGACATGAAGATCCACAGATCCATAGGCCAGGGGGAAAATCTCTCAATGGGCTTTGTTATCTTTGAG gtAGAGCTGAACAGAAAGTATCGGATGCATGATATACTGACCCAAGACAATGTGGCCACATCCACGTACATCAATGCACGTACGGTTTTCATGAGGAAAGTTCTTCGCAAAGGCCGCTACATCATCATCCCGTCCACATTTTTGCCGCAAACGCTGGGAGACTTCATGCTCAGGATCTACACGGATGTGGATTCAGACTGCAG AGAGCTAATTGAGGACAAGCCGAAAGTAAAGTGCTGGAGTAGTTTTTTGGGGTACCCCCAGGCCCTCACACAGATCTACATCCATGAGGCTGAGGGGCTGCAGAACCAGGACAGCCCAGGGG GAGCAGATCCCTATGTGATCATATACTGTGAGGGGAAGTCGGTCCGATCCACAGTCCAGAAGGACACCCTGGAGCCCAAGTTCAGCACCAGAGCCATCTTCTACAGAAAGAGCCCCAGGAAGCCCATCACTGTCCAG GTGTGGAACAGCAATGTGGCGCAGGATCAGTTCCTGGGGCAGGTGGTCCTGGCTGCCTCCCCCAAAGACCCCACGGATCCTCAGAAGCTGCAGCTACGCAAGAGGGGCCGTCAGATGGCCGACGAGGTGCTCGGGACCATCAGCCTGAGAGTGATCACCAGCAGCCAGCTCACGGCCATGTGA